The proteins below come from a single Mucilaginibacter mali genomic window:
- a CDS encoding capsule assembly Wzi family protein, whose translation MKVKAQSSLMQFSVESQTILTQPGKLPLWFRANQFGSVPLSGPSTSIIGSAYKIYDETSSSLIDWSAGVQVRGNVGNQAYFTLIEGYVKAKGSIFEVTAGRTKDITGIVDTTLSSGSFSFSGNALGIPKIEIAIPEYYILPIFNRLFSVKGSFSYGFFGNQEIFSPYAYVKNAPQYFQQSQLYFRLGHPDWRLKLFGGINHNVMFGNEKTIFGPGYKLSPFSAAIYAIFGKTYRDYNNNLYDQQFGGKVGNHIGSVDAGATYEFDDVNMLVYHQFIYDIGAIGHLANLADGINGVSFTNKDEGFDHINWHKILIEFISSRNQAGHLGTTAPSGDEDYYNDYEFRNGWSYQGLNMGTPLFNDRKYTRDGLINDPNDHIINNRILGFHGAIQGSVNRVQLTMKLTYTQNFGTYGTAIEGHSVPPKFEPPMYGIFSRVDQFSGYIEAGKDFYNGLSGAVAIGYDKGGIYYNTLGLQLKLKKTF comes from the coding sequence GTGAAAGTAAAAGCTCAATCATCGCTGATGCAATTCAGCGTTGAATCGCAAACTATACTGACACAACCCGGCAAACTGCCATTATGGTTCAGAGCGAATCAATTTGGCAGCGTACCATTGTCCGGCCCATCTACAAGCATTATTGGCAGTGCCTACAAAATTTATGATGAAACTTCATCAAGCCTGATCGACTGGAGCGCCGGTGTACAAGTGAGGGGCAATGTCGGCAACCAGGCATACTTTACACTTATTGAAGGTTATGTAAAGGCTAAGGGGAGTATTTTTGAAGTTACTGCCGGCCGTACAAAGGATATCACCGGAATTGTAGATACAACCTTGTCTTCAGGTTCTTTTTCATTTTCTGGCAACGCTTTAGGTATCCCTAAAATAGAGATAGCTATTCCTGAATATTATATATTGCCAATTTTCAACAGGTTATTCTCGGTAAAGGGAAGCTTTTCTTATGGTTTTTTTGGTAATCAGGAGATTTTTTCTCCCTATGCTTACGTTAAAAACGCGCCCCAGTATTTTCAGCAAAGCCAGCTCTATTTTAGGCTAGGGCATCCTGACTGGAGGCTAAAGTTATTTGGTGGTATAAACCATAATGTAATGTTTGGCAACGAGAAAACAATTTTCGGGCCGGGATATAAACTATCACCTTTCAGTGCAGCCATTTACGCGATATTTGGGAAAACCTATCGCGATTATAACAATAACCTATACGATCAGCAATTTGGCGGTAAGGTGGGTAATCACATTGGTTCGGTTGATGCAGGTGCTACTTATGAATTTGATGATGTGAATATGCTGGTATATCATCAGTTTATATATGATATAGGCGCCATCGGCCATCTTGCAAACTTAGCCGATGGCATTAATGGTGTAAGCTTTACTAATAAAGATGAAGGCTTTGATCATATTAACTGGCATAAAATACTCATTGAGTTTATTTCAAGCAGAAACCAGGCAGGGCACTTGGGCACAACGGCGCCATCGGGCGATGAAGATTATTACAACGATTATGAATTTAGAAACGGATGGTCGTACCAGGGATTGAATATGGGCACCCCATTATTTAATGATAGAAAATATACACGCGATGGTTTAATAAACGACCCGAACGATCATATTATCAATAACCGGATACTTGGCTTTCATGGAGCAATACAAGGATCTGTTAACCGTGTACAATTAACTATGAAGTTAACGTATACCCAAAACTTTGGCACCTATGGTACTGCAATTGAAGGACATTCCGTCCCGCCCAAATTTGAGCCGCCAATGTATGGTATATTTAGTCGGGTAGATCAATTTTCGGGCTATATAGAGGCTGGTAAAGATTTTTATAATGGCCTTTCAGGCGCAGTTGCGATAGGGTATGATAAAGGTGGCATATACTATAATACATTGGGTTTACAGCTTAAATTAAAAAAAACGTTTTAA
- a CDS encoding Gfo/Idh/MocA family protein — protein MIKIALIGAGKMGISHLSILGAHPMVEVVGVCDTSKMVNDFLSRYCKFKCFTDYQKMIDEVKPEAVIVAVPTKFHYSIIKYLLEKNIHVFAEKPFCLTSAQGDELVKMANARQLFNQVGYHNKFIGTFGEVKRLVNSGVLGQINHFVGEAYGPVVIKSKQETWRSDPSEGGGCLLDYASHVIDLINDILAPVSSVKGSLLKSIYSVNVEDAVYSLLQLSNNVSGILSVNWSDETYRKMSTSITINGTKGKIISDANELKVYLKDASGLASYTEGWNLKYITDLTPTVDFYLRGEEYSAQLDHFINVVAGKAPNKINTFESAWYTDRAIELIKNSAK, from the coding sequence ATGATTAAAATTGCATTAATAGGTGCAGGTAAAATGGGGATTTCCCATTTGTCGATACTTGGGGCTCATCCCATGGTTGAGGTAGTTGGTGTGTGCGACACATCAAAAATGGTTAATGATTTTTTATCACGTTACTGTAAGTTTAAATGCTTTACCGATTATCAAAAAATGATAGATGAAGTAAAGCCCGAAGCTGTGATAGTGGCTGTACCAACAAAATTTCATTATAGCATAATTAAATACTTGTTAGAAAAAAACATCCATGTATTTGCCGAAAAACCATTTTGCTTAACATCAGCGCAGGGAGATGAACTGGTTAAAATGGCAAATGCCAGGCAATTATTTAATCAGGTTGGTTATCATAATAAATTTATTGGTACGTTTGGCGAAGTGAAACGCCTGGTAAACAGCGGCGTTCTTGGCCAGATAAATCATTTTGTTGGAGAGGCATACGGCCCGGTAGTTATTAAATCAAAGCAAGAAACATGGCGCTCAGACCCATCAGAAGGCGGAGGCTGTTTGCTTGACTATGCATCGCATGTAATAGATCTTATTAATGATATACTTGCCCCTGTTTCATCTGTAAAAGGTAGTTTGCTTAAATCTATATATTCGGTAAATGTGGAAGATGCTGTTTATTCACTGCTACAATTATCAAATAATGTAAGCGGTATATTGTCCGTTAATTGGAGCGATGAGACCTATCGTAAAATGTCGACATCAATTACCATCAACGGAACAAAAGGCAAGATCATATCAGACGCGAATGAGTTGAAAGTTTATTTGAAGGATGCCAGCGGTTTGGCTAGTTATACTGAGGGCTGGAACTTGAAATATATAACAGACCTAACACCAACAGTAGATTTTTATTTACGGGGCGAAGAATATTCGGCACAGTTGGATCACTTTATAAATGTTGTTGCCGGTAAAGCACCAAATAAAATAAACACTTTTGAAAGTGCTTGGTATACTGATAGGGCGATTGAATTAATTAAAAACAGTGCTAAGTAA
- a CDS encoding NAD-dependent epimerase/dehydratase family protein, with protein MKNILITGGAGFIGSNLALRLLSKGYSVRILDNLSPQIHGTNPEKTSPLFISIKDKLEFIKGSVTVKADWEKAIAGQDVIVHFAAETGTGQSMYEIERYTEVNIQGTAIMLDMLVNTPNNVNKVVIASSRSIYGEGKYLSDALGPVYPDHRNGAEMKAGNFEVNYPGAGSLSLTATDENSKIHPSSVYGITKQVQEQLVMNVCSSIGIAGVAFRYQNVYGPGQSLTNPYTGILSIFSNRIRAGLDINIFEDGLESRDFVYIDDVVNATIAGIEKEEANNKIFNVGTSIPITVLEVAKTLMKHFETEVPYKVSGMFRLGDIRHNYADISLLQNTLQVTPQVQFSEGIGKFVQWVKQQAHSESNYERSLSEMRDKGLLK; from the coding sequence ATGAAGAATATATTAATAACAGGCGGTGCCGGTTTTATTGGATCTAATTTAGCCTTACGCTTACTTTCTAAAGGTTATAGCGTGAGGATCTTGGACAATTTGTCGCCGCAAATACATGGCACTAATCCCGAAAAGACATCCCCTTTATTTATATCGATAAAAGATAAATTAGAGTTTATAAAAGGATCCGTAACTGTTAAAGCAGACTGGGAAAAAGCCATAGCCGGACAAGATGTGATCGTGCATTTTGCCGCCGAAACGGGGACGGGGCAATCTATGTATGAAATAGAGCGTTATACCGAAGTAAACATACAAGGTACAGCTATAATGCTTGATATGCTTGTAAATACGCCGAATAACGTTAACAAAGTAGTGATCGCATCAAGCAGGTCCATCTACGGCGAAGGAAAATATCTTAGCGATGCATTAGGCCCCGTATACCCTGATCATCGTAACGGTGCGGAAATGAAAGCAGGCAATTTTGAAGTTAATTACCCCGGCGCGGGTTCACTGTCGTTAACGGCTACGGATGAAAATTCTAAGATCCATCCATCATCGGTATATGGTATAACAAAACAGGTGCAGGAGCAATTGGTAATGAATGTTTGTAGTTCCATAGGTATTGCCGGTGTAGCCTTTCGTTATCAAAATGTTTATGGGCCTGGCCAATCATTAACTAATCCTTATACCGGCATACTATCTATTTTCTCTAACAGGATAAGAGCCGGGTTAGACATTAACATTTTTGAAGATGGGTTAGAAAGCCGAGACTTTGTTTATATTGATGATGTTGTGAACGCAACAATTGCCGGTATTGAAAAAGAAGAGGCTAATAATAAGATTTTCAACGTAGGTACAAGTATCCCGATAACAGTATTGGAAGTAGCAAAAACCTTAATGAAGCATTTTGAAACAGAAGTGCCTTATAAAGTAAGCGGCATGTTTAGACTGGGCGATATTAGGCATAATTATGCTGATATCAGTTTATTACAAAACACGCTCCAGGTAACACCGCAGGTACAGTTTAGCGAAGGGATAGGCAAATTTGTACAATGGGTAAAACAACAGGCGCACAGCGAAAGTAATTATGAAAGATCCCTGAGTGAGATGCGTGATAAAGGTTTGCTAAAGTAA
- a CDS encoding 6-hydroxymethylpterin diphosphokinase MptE-like protein produces MENLKRLRTLKRTDITAQRILKAIWRRIKDVPEKIYWDFPFHFTVKNRAGIEKFKDIHKGKRCFIIANGPSLKKIDFSLLKDDHSIGLNRIYMMKGQNGFMPDYLACVDMQAQLLQFFDDYNNVEIDCFYNWEIRNKFKRSDNQHFVRDKLSPSFSTDLAREGYGTGRSVTYLAIQLAYYMGFSEVYLIGKDHSYNTSEKTGTAIKSDGQEDNHFIKGYYKPGMKWFAPDLETEEYAYRLARTAFENDGRIIKDATIGGKLNVFEKVDYYSLFTK; encoded by the coding sequence ATGGAAAACCTTAAACGCCTCCGCACTTTAAAACGCACAGATATAACAGCTCAAAGGATCTTAAAAGCGATCTGGAGAAGAATAAAAGATGTGCCTGAAAAAATATATTGGGATTTCCCATTCCATTTCACTGTAAAGAACCGGGCTGGTATCGAAAAATTCAAAGATATCCATAAAGGCAAGCGGTGCTTTATAATTGCTAATGGCCCCAGCCTGAAAAAGATCGACTTTTCATTATTGAAAGATGATCATTCTATAGGACTGAACCGCATATACATGATGAAAGGGCAGAACGGATTTATGCCTGATTATCTGGCCTGTGTAGATATGCAAGCCCAGCTTTTGCAATTCTTTGATGATTATAATAATGTAGAAATAGATTGCTTTTATAACTGGGAGATACGCAATAAGTTTAAACGTTCAGACAATCAACATTTTGTAAGGGATAAGCTATCGCCAAGTTTTTCCACGGATCTGGCCCGCGAAGGATACGGCACCGGTCGGTCTGTAACCTATTTAGCTATCCAACTGGCATATTATATGGGCTTTTCTGAAGTTTACCTTATTGGTAAAGATCATTCCTATAACACATCCGAAAAGACCGGTACTGCCATTAAGAGCGATGGACAGGAAGATAATCATTTTATAAAAGGCTACTATAAGCCTGGTATGAAATGGTTTGCTCCCGATCTGGAGACCGAAGAGTATGCATATAGATTGGCCCGTACCGCATTCGAAAATGATGGCCGCATTATAAAAGACGCGACTATTGGAGGTAAACTAAACGTTTTTGAAAAGGTTGACTATTATTCTTTATTTACAAAATAA
- a CDS encoding HpcH/HpaI aldolase family protein — translation MKNTLLKDKLRKRENTIGSWITIGHQAVVDILAEAGFDWLCIDLEHTAIDLNEAQVLIGFIQARNMAALVRVSKNEEVVIKRVLDSGADGIIIPMTCTADDAKKAVEYAKYPPIGKRGVGLNRAQRYGFNFEGYKDWVENGQVIIAQIEHIEGVNNLEAIVNTPGIDAVFIGPYDLSGSLGIPGQYNDPQVIEALNRVEKICQTNQISMGYHVIEPNIDLVTEKMRSGYNLIAFSTDFLFMGRNAYNEMSKLK, via the coding sequence ATGAAAAATACATTATTAAAAGATAAATTAAGGAAACGGGAAAATACTATTGGTTCCTGGATAACTATAGGGCATCAGGCAGTAGTGGACATACTTGCTGAAGCCGGATTCGACTGGCTATGTATCGACCTTGAGCATACAGCGATAGATCTTAATGAGGCCCAGGTACTTATTGGATTTATCCAGGCAAGAAATATGGCAGCTTTGGTAAGGGTATCCAAGAATGAAGAAGTAGTGATCAAAAGAGTACTTGATTCGGGTGCCGATGGTATTATCATACCAATGACCTGTACGGCCGACGACGCGAAAAAAGCTGTTGAATATGCCAAATATCCACCTATTGGCAAACGTGGGGTGGGCCTGAACAGGGCCCAGCGCTATGGGTTCAATTTTGAAGGGTACAAAGATTGGGTTGAGAACGGCCAGGTGATCATCGCCCAGATCGAACATATCGAGGGGGTAAACAACCTGGAAGCCATAGTAAATACTCCTGGTATCGATGCCGTTTTTATTGGCCCTTATGATCTGTCAGGCTCGCTGGGTATCCCGGGCCAGTATAATGATCCGCAAGTTATTGAAGCATTGAACCGGGTAGAGAAAATATGTCAGACCAACCAAATATCAATGGGATACCATGTTATTGAACCCAATATTGATCTGGTTACCGAAAAAATGCGATCTGGATATAATTTAATAGCTTTCAGTACTGATTTCCTCTTCATGGGGCGCAATGCATATAATGAAATGAGCAAATTGAAATAG
- a CDS encoding cyclase family protein, producing MAYIRLSHIITQDTPAYGNRDRVFIRDNSSILKGDTANSSCWIFSNNHIGTHIDSARHFSATGQKLQDIPIGEFIYERVTVVDISCSTGVLIGVKEFEKVKPNVDADTELLLIRTGYEVHRGKDKYWNDNPGLNGELANYFRQNFPKLRCVGFDFISLTSWNFRPEGRISHQKFLCPTEGRNTILVIEDMALESINGDVIKVIVAPIFAEDGNGGAVTVIAELKNEL from the coding sequence ATGGCTTATATACGTTTATCGCATATTATCACACAAGACACCCCGGCCTATGGTAATAGGGATAGGGTGTTTATCCGCGATAATTCGTCAATACTAAAGGGCGACACAGCCAATTCATCGTGCTGGATCTTCTCTAATAACCATATCGGTACACATATCGATTCGGCACGGCATTTTTCGGCTACCGGGCAAAAATTGCAGGATATCCCGATTGGCGAATTTATATACGAACGGGTAACAGTAGTTGATATTAGCTGTAGTACCGGGGTGCTGATCGGCGTTAAAGAATTTGAGAAGGTAAAACCCAATGTGGATGCCGATACTGAGTTATTGCTGATCCGTACTGGCTACGAAGTACATCGCGGAAAAGACAAGTACTGGAACGACAACCCGGGCCTGAATGGGGAACTGGCTAATTATTTCAGGCAAAATTTCCCTAAACTACGATGTGTAGGGTTTGATTTTATTTCGCTTACATCATGGAATTTCCGACCGGAAGGCAGGATAAGCCATCAAAAGTTTCTGTGCCCTACAGAAGGAAGAAATACTATATTGGTGATAGAGGATATGGCACTTGAAAGCATAAATGGTGATGTTATTAAAGTTATTGTGGCGCCAATATTTGCTGAAGACGGTAACGGGGGGGCGGTTACGGTAATTGCCGAATTGAAGAATGAATTATGA
- a CDS encoding acylneuraminate cytidylyltransferase family protein, translating into MNIPKIKALVPMKGNSERVPRKNMRPLAGKPCFHWIMETLSASPYISEIIINTDSEEIAKEATDNFDVTILKRPEFLFGEMVTIQPLIEYDMSQTDGDFFLQTHSTNPLITTGTINKAIELFFSQTKHDALFSVTEIKQRYYWPDGSGVNHDPRKLIRTQDLQPIYHENSCIYIFSREANERTKSRMGSDPIMFPIDKLEAADIDDMEDFYWAEFLLNEKMAGRL; encoded by the coding sequence ATGAACATACCCAAAATAAAAGCGTTAGTACCGATGAAAGGGAACTCGGAAAGAGTACCAAGGAAAAACATGCGCCCCTTAGCGGGGAAACCGTGCTTTCATTGGATAATGGAAACACTATCGGCCAGCCCGTATATCAGCGAGATCATTATCAACACAGATTCTGAAGAAATAGCCAAGGAAGCGACAGACAATTTTGATGTAACGATATTAAAACGTCCCGAATTTTTATTTGGCGAAATGGTAACCATACAGCCTTTGATAGAGTACGACATGTCGCAAACAGACGGTGATTTTTTCCTGCAGACACATAGTACGAATCCGTTAATTACTACCGGTACCATCAATAAAGCTATCGAGCTTTTTTTCTCACAAACTAAGCATGATGCTTTGTTTTCGGTCACTGAAATAAAACAACGCTATTACTGGCCTGATGGCAGCGGGGTTAATCACGATCCGCGTAAACTGATCAGAACGCAAGATCTTCAACCGATCTATCATGAGAATTCATGCATATATATATTCTCACGCGAGGCGAACGAGCGAACAAAAAGCCGTATGGGGTCTGATCCAATAATGTTCCCCATAGATAAGCTAGAGGCAGCTGATATTGATGATATGGAAGATTTTTATTGGGCGGAGTTTTTACTGAACGAAAAAATGGCAGGGCGCCTGTAA
- a CDS encoding YhcH/YjgK/YiaL family protein, whose protein sequence is MIIDSLENIEFYRSVNNDFYQGLLFIKNSSPDIELGEYPLTATAKALVMEYETNYQNTFGYEAHRNLIDIQYCIKGTERIPWSHLSRLTPYTEYDLVKDVTFYKWTEKQGEVIIGDGVFSIFYPTDAHAPVFCTDEPTLIRKIVIKVSI, encoded by the coding sequence ATGATAATTGACTCGTTAGAGAACATAGAGTTTTACAGATCGGTAAATAATGATTTTTACCAGGGATTATTATTTATAAAAAATTCGTCGCCCGATATTGAATTGGGCGAATACCCCTTAACGGCCACAGCAAAGGCGCTGGTAATGGAGTATGAGACCAATTATCAAAATACTTTCGGTTATGAAGCGCATAGAAATTTGATCGATATTCAATATTGTATAAAAGGTACCGAGCGGATACCATGGTCGCATTTGAGCAGGTTAACACCATATACCGAGTACGATCTTGTTAAAGATGTAACATTTTATAAATGGACAGAAAAACAAGGTGAAGTGATCATTGGCGATGGGGTATTCTCGATATTTTACCCTACCGATGCTCATGCGCCCGTTTTTTGTACTGATGAGCCAACGCTGATCAGGAAGATAGTTATTAAGGTTAGTATTTGA
- a CDS encoding inositol monophosphatase family protein — MRANEQSFEHELSLAVKAAHEAGAFLLKCKQQPIIVNSSINKDIKLEADVLSEKMITDILLAGSTHNILSEESGYITKDNDSGYFWIVDPLDGSLNFSRQIDICGVSIGLWKDNEPVLGVIYDFIHDQMYTGIVGQYAACNGIPINVSSISEKKVSILATGFPVYSDQDKESLNLFIDDVQQYKKVRLLGSAALSLVHVAKGSIEAYKEKNIAIWDVAAGLAILIAAGGKAEYPMGKGKHYLNVYATNGIV; from the coding sequence TTGAGAGCGAACGAACAATCCTTTGAACACGAATTATCACTTGCCGTTAAAGCTGCGCACGAGGCTGGTGCATTTTTATTAAAATGCAAGCAACAGCCTATAATTGTGAACAGCAGTATTAATAAAGACATAAAACTGGAAGCCGATGTACTTTCAGAAAAAATGATAACAGATATATTGCTGGCGGGTTCAACCCATAATATCCTTAGCGAAGAATCAGGCTACATAACAAAGGATAACGATAGCGGTTATTTTTGGATAGTTGACCCACTTGATGGCAGCCTTAATTTTTCGCGCCAGATAGATATATGCGGGGTTTCTATAGGACTATGGAAAGATAATGAGCCGGTACTGGGCGTGATATATGACTTTATACATGACCAAATGTATACCGGCATAGTTGGTCAATACGCTGCTTGCAACGGGATTCCCATAAATGTTAGCAGTATTAGTGAAAAAAAGGTAAGCATACTGGCAACAGGTTTCCCTGTTTACTCCGATCAGGATAAGGAAAGCTTGAACCTGTTTATTGATGACGTACAGCAGTATAAAAAGGTAAGATTACTTGGATCGGCGGCCTTATCGTTAGTACACGTGGCAAAGGGGAGTATAGAAGCCTACAAAGAGAAAAATATAGCCATATGGGACGTTGCCGCTGGTTTGGCCATACTGATCGCTGCCGGTGGCAAAGCAGAATACCCTATGGGAAAAGGAAAACACTATTTAAATGTTTACGCTACCAACGGCATAGTTTAA
- a CDS encoding SDR family NAD(P)-dependent oxidoreductase: MLSQSNIKLDLTDKVALITGSTRGIGQAIADRFLDAGASVIITGTQTDKIEELKRNNTSSRVSYLQLDLTDHGSINAALAYISTLQKVDILVNNAGINKIIVNTETTDGDFDLLGNVNVKGPYILCREVSKLMKKNQYGRIVNITSIWSRITRSGRSIYTANKYAMAGLTTTLAIELGKDNILVNAVGPGFTLTELTAATNTPEEIKKLSEAIPVNRMADPVEIANVVLFLSSDLNTYLTGQNIIVDGGYTNI, encoded by the coding sequence GTGCTAAGCCAATCAAACATAAAGTTAGATCTTACCGATAAGGTTGCATTAATTACAGGCAGTACACGTGGTATAGGTCAGGCTATTGCCGACAGATTTTTGGATGCCGGGGCATCAGTTATTATCACAGGTACACAAACTGATAAGATAGAAGAGTTAAAAAGAAATAATACTTCTAGCCGTGTTTCTTATTTACAATTGGATCTTACCGATCATGGATCGATAAATGCAGCATTGGCTTATATCAGCACCTTACAAAAGGTCGACATCCTGGTCAATAACGCAGGTATAAACAAAATAATTGTTAACACAGAAACCACCGATGGCGATTTTGATCTGCTTGGGAATGTTAACGTGAAAGGCCCTTACATACTTTGCAGGGAAGTAAGCAAGCTGATGAAAAAGAACCAGTATGGCCGGATCGTGAATATTACATCGATATGGAGCAGGATAACCCGATCGGGGCGCTCTATATACACGGCTAATAAATATGCAATGGCCGGTCTTACTACAACACTGGCTATTGAACTAGGTAAGGATAACATTTTAGTGAATGCGGTTGGTCCTGGTTTTACACTTACCGAACTTACAGCTGCTACCAATACCCCTGAGGAGATTAAAAAATTAAGTGAAGCTATACCGGTGAACCGCATGGCCGACCCGGTTGAGATAGCTAATGTAGTGCTTTTTTTAAGTAGCGATCTTAATACTTATTTAACAGGACAAAATATAATTGTTGATGGTGGTTACACCAATATATAA
- a CDS encoding D-sedoheptulose-7-phosphate isomerase encodes MGNSEKTKNYLENYRKKLDEILEQIDATVLTQVIDVMIAAFKSKNTIYVVGNGGSAATASHMQADFSFFVRYFTKFRPNIIALTDNVPIITAVGNDTSFDDIFVEQMRGRFKPNDVLIAISASGNSPNLVKAVEYANSIGGNTIAFIGFLGGKLKDLAKVPLYTPNPKGDYGPIEDIHMILNHVIVNYLSTDEEFLALTEN; translated from the coding sequence ATGGGCAATTCAGAAAAAACAAAGAATTATCTCGAAAATTATAGGAAAAAATTGGATGAGATATTAGAGCAGATAGACGCCACCGTACTTACACAGGTGATAGATGTAATGATAGCTGCATTTAAAAGTAAAAATACTATTTATGTAGTTGGCAACGGTGGCAGCGCCGCTACGGCATCGCATATGCAGGCAGATTTTAGTTTTTTTGTTCGCTATTTTACAAAATTTCGCCCCAATATTATAGCACTTACAGATAATGTACCCATTATAACCGCCGTAGGTAATGATACCTCATTCGACGACATTTTTGTTGAGCAAATGCGGGGCCGTTTTAAGCCCAATGATGTTCTGATCGCAATATCAGCAAGCGGCAATTCGCCCAACCTGGTAAAAGCTGTTGAATATGCCAATTCTATAGGGGGTAATACTATCGCTTTTATAGGGTTTTTAGGCGGTAAATTAAAGGATCTGGCTAAAGTGCCGTTGTATACGCCAAACCCTAAAGGCGATTACGGCCCGATTGAAGATATTCATATGATATTGAACCATGTGATAGTGAATTATCTTTCAACCGATGAGGAGTTCCTGGCACTTACTGAAAATTAA
- a CDS encoding Gfo/Idh/MocA family protein, which translates to MRHNIGIIGYGIMGKIRHKAIDEIKRGNVIAISEPDPAHRHENLPNLDHESVIAHPDIDIIFVCTPNFLNKDLTIRALNSGKHVFCEKPPAFTAADVKEIREAEKNSGKKLMYGFNHRHHDSIMYMKEMIDSGTYGQVLWLRGRYGKSVTEDYFNQWRAKKDLAGGGILIDQGIHMLDLFLYLSGDYDIVKAEVSNLYWHMDVEDNAFVILKDSKSGRVASLHSTMSQWRHLFSLEIFLEKGYMVLNGLITSSMSYGEETLSIAKNRSTAPAATWKDEVVTKYIDNNSWRYEMNHFLDAIESDVPVKIGNSEDALKLMTIIDDIYAQKDF; encoded by the coding sequence ATGAGGCATAATATTGGTATAATCGGTTATGGTATAATGGGTAAGATCCGCCATAAGGCTATCGATGAAATAAAACGGGGTAATGTAATAGCGATCTCTGAACCTGATCCTGCACATCGGCATGAAAATTTACCTAATTTGGATCACGAGTCGGTCATAGCTCATCCTGATATAGATATCATATTTGTTTGCACCCCTAATTTCTTAAATAAAGACCTGACCATAAGGGCGCTAAATTCCGGCAAACATGTTTTTTGTGAAAAGCCGCCGGCTTTTACGGCAGCTGATGTTAAAGAAATAAGAGAAGCCGAAAAAAATAGCGGCAAGAAATTAATGTACGGCTTCAATCATCGCCATCATGATAGTATAATGTACATGAAAGAAATGATCGATAGTGGTACTTACGGCCAGGTATTATGGTTAAGAGGCCGGTATGGAAAAAGTGTGACAGAAGATTATTTTAATCAATGGCGGGCGAAAAAGGATCTGGCCGGTGGCGGAATACTTATTGATCAGGGCATACATATGCTTGACCTGTTTCTTTACCTGTCGGGAGATTACGATATAGTTAAAGCAGAAGTATCTAACCTTTATTGGCATATGGATGTTGAGGATAATGCATTTGTTATCCTTAAAGATTCAAAGTCCGGGCGCGTAGCGTCATTGCACTCAACAATGTCGCAATGGAGGCATTTGTTTTCACTTGAAATATTTTTGGAAAAAGGCTACATGGTTTTAAACGGGCTGATTACCTCATCCATGTCATATGGTGAAGAAACATTATCCATTGCCAAAAACAGATCGACAGCACCTGCCGCAACCTGGAAAGATGAAGTAGTAACCAAATATATCGATAACAACAGCTGGCGATATGAAATGAATCATTTCCTGGATGCGATAGAAAGTGATGTTCCTGTTAAAATAGGTAATTCAGAAGATGCATTGAAACTGATGACGATAATAGACGATATTTACGCGCAAAAAGACTTTTAA